A portion of the Hoylesella buccalis ATCC 35310 genome contains these proteins:
- the mfd gene encoding transcription-repair coupling factor: MNIQDIQQLYGASPQAGALRKALEDKSVKTVFLQGLMASAAPMLFAGMAGQLSKTILFILQDADEAGYFYHDLTQALGNQQVLYFPSSYRRAVKYGQRDAANEILRTEVLAKLAAGKPLYIVASPESLCELVVSKQKLDEGTIKLNVGQTVDLMQLKKNLLTFGFQEVDYVYEPGQFAVRGSIVDVYSFSSEWPLRIDFFGDEIDTIRTFDVQDQLSKDKQTAIEIVPQLATADSEKVPFLHFLPADALLVMKDFTYVHDIIDHVYNEGFASQVVQERMEGATEVEQQEIIRTLRREQQLITARQFAQDVAGFQCIQFGTQPSITPQATITFSITPQPLFHKNFDLLRQTFEDYALQGYDLYIFAESKKQVERLREILGATPDAVLRDDNAAPRTSSRLHEPLSLKGTGDASLHEGFVDNNLRICCFTDHQIFERFHKYNLKSDKARSGKMALTLKELQEMEPGDFIVHVDFGIGKFGGLVRVPTGDTYQEMIRIIYQRGDIVDVSIHSLYKISKYRRSDTGEPPRLSTLGTGAWERLKEKTKKRIKDIARDLIKLYAKRRHEKGFSFSADNYMQQELEASFLYEDTPDQVKATAEVKADMEKARPMDRLVCGDVGFGKTEVAIRAAFKAACDSKQVAVLVPTTVLAFQHYKTFQERLRGMPVRVDYLSRARTAKQTRQVLDDLAAGRIDIIIGTHKLIGKSVKWHDLGLLIIDEEQKFGVSTKEKLRKLKTNVDTLTMSATPIPRTLQFSLMGARDMSVMRTPPPNRYPIHTEIGVYGNEIIADAINFEMSRNGQVYFVNDRISTLSEIEKMILKYVPDCRVAIGHGQMPPEQLENILIGFMNHDYDVLLSTSIIENGIDISNANTIIINNAHRVGLSDLHQMRGRVGRSNRKAFCYLLAPPKSVLTPEARRRLEALETFSELGSGFNIAMQDLDIRGAGNLLGAEQSGFMEDLGYETYQKILSQAVTELRNDEFSDLYEESIASGEVVSGADFVDDCAVESDLEMYFPDSYVPGSSERMLLYRELDNIEDDNELAAYRQRLIDRFGPIPHEGEELMNVVALRRVGKRLGCEKLMLKQGRMTMQFVSNPMSAYYKSKAFDSVLNYIGRHPRRCDLKEVKGRRMMHVSDVGSANEGLSILREIDGMA; encoded by the coding sequence ATGAATATACAAGACATTCAACAACTATATGGAGCGTCGCCACAGGCTGGTGCGCTTCGAAAAGCACTGGAAGACAAGTCGGTGAAGACCGTTTTCCTGCAAGGACTCATGGCTTCTGCTGCCCCCATGCTGTTCGCCGGAATGGCCGGACAGCTGTCCAAAACCATTCTTTTCATTCTACAGGATGCCGATGAGGCGGGCTATTTCTATCACGACCTGACGCAGGCGCTTGGCAATCAGCAGGTGCTGTATTTCCCATCGTCATACCGTAGGGCCGTGAAGTATGGACAACGGGATGCCGCCAACGAGATATTGCGCACCGAGGTGTTGGCCAAGCTGGCGGCGGGCAAGCCTCTTTACATCGTCGCCTCGCCCGAATCGCTGTGCGAACTGGTGGTGTCGAAGCAAAAACTGGACGAGGGTACCATCAAGTTGAACGTGGGACAGACGGTCGACCTCATGCAACTGAAAAAAAACTTGTTGACTTTTGGGTTCCAAGAGGTGGACTATGTGTATGAACCTGGACAGTTTGCCGTGCGCGGGAGCATTGTAGACGTCTATTCGTTCAGCAGTGAATGGCCTTTGCGAATCGACTTTTTTGGAGATGAGATAGATACTATTCGCACCTTTGACGTGCAAGACCAGCTGTCCAAGGACAAGCAAACGGCTATAGAAATCGTACCTCAATTGGCCACCGCGGACAGTGAAAAAGTGCCGTTCCTGCACTTCTTACCCGCCGATGCGCTGTTGGTGATGAAAGATTTCACCTACGTTCACGACATCATCGACCACGTGTACAATGAAGGTTTTGCATCGCAGGTGGTGCAAGAGCGCATGGAAGGAGCCACGGAGGTAGAGCAACAGGAGATCATTCGCACGCTGCGAAGAGAGCAACAATTAATCACGGCACGGCAATTCGCACAGGATGTGGCTGGTTTTCAATGCATCCAGTTTGGCACGCAGCCATCCATCACGCCACAGGCCACCATCACCTTCAGCATTACACCGCAACCCTTGTTTCATAAGAACTTTGACTTGCTGCGCCAAACTTTTGAAGACTATGCACTGCAAGGGTACGATTTGTACATCTTTGCCGAGAGTAAAAAGCAGGTAGAGCGTCTTCGTGAGATACTGGGAGCCACGCCCGATGCCGTCCTGCGTGACGACAATGCCGCCCCAAGAACATCATCTCGGCTCCATGAACCGCTCTCCTTGAAGGGCACGGGCGATGCTTCGTTACACGAAGGGTTTGTAGACAACAACCTGAGGATATGCTGTTTTACCGATCATCAGATATTCGAACGCTTTCACAAATACAACCTCAAGTCGGATAAGGCACGCTCAGGCAAGATGGCTCTCACCCTGAAAGAACTGCAAGAGATGGAGCCTGGCGATTTTATCGTGCACGTTGACTTTGGTATTGGTAAGTTTGGAGGTTTGGTGAGAGTTCCTACGGGTGACACGTACCAAGAGATGATTCGCATCATCTATCAGCGAGGCGACATTGTCGACGTGTCCATTCACTCGCTGTACAAAATCTCTAAGTACCGTCGCAGTGATACGGGTGAACCGCCACGACTGTCGACATTGGGCACGGGGGCATGGGAACGGCTCAAGGAGAAGACCAAGAAGCGCATCAAGGACATTGCGCGCGACCTCATCAAGTTGTATGCCAAGCGTCGCCATGAAAAGGGATTTTCTTTCAGTGCCGATAACTATATGCAGCAAGAGCTGGAGGCCAGTTTCCTGTATGAGGACACCCCCGACCAGGTAAAGGCCACGGCTGAGGTGAAAGCCGATATGGAGAAAGCGCGTCCCATGGATCGTTTGGTGTGCGGCGATGTAGGGTTTGGCAAGACCGAGGTGGCCATTCGTGCAGCGTTCAAGGCCGCTTGCGACTCGAAGCAGGTGGCTGTGTTGGTGCCAACCACGGTGCTTGCCTTCCAACATTACAAGACTTTTCAAGAGCGGTTGCGTGGTATGCCGGTGCGAGTGGATTATCTTTCTCGCGCCAGGACGGCGAAACAGACCCGTCAGGTGTTGGATGATTTGGCGGCAGGGCGTATCGACATCATCATCGGAACGCACAAGTTGATTGGCAAGTCGGTGAAGTGGCACGACTTAGGTTTGCTCATCATCGACGAAGAACAAAAGTTCGGCGTGTCCACAAAGGAGAAACTTCGCAAGCTCAAGACTAACGTCGACACGCTTACCATGTCGGCAACGCCCATCCCGCGCACCCTACAATTTTCGTTGATGGGTGCCCGCGACATGAGCGTGATGCGCACGCCGCCACCCAATCGCTATCCCATTCACACAGAGATTGGTGTTTATGGAAACGAAATCATTGCCGATGCCATCAACTTTGAGATGAGTAGAAACGGGCAAGTGTATTTCGTGAACGACCGTATCTCTACGCTGTCAGAGATTGAGAAGATGATTTTAAAATATGTACCCGATTGCCGTGTAGCCATTGGGCATGGGCAAATGCCGCCCGAACAGTTGGAGAACATCCTCATAGGCTTCATGAATCACGACTATGACGTGCTGCTTTCGACCTCTATCATCGAGAATGGAATCGACATCAGTAATGCCAATACCATCATCATCAACAATGCCCATCGGGTGGGACTGTCAGACCTTCATCAAATGCGGGGACGCGTAGGGCGAAGCAATCGCAAAGCCTTTTGCTACCTATTGGCACCTCCCAAATCGGTTCTTACACCCGAGGCACGTCGACGTCTCGAAGCTTTGGAGACGTTCTCTGAATTGGGTAGTGGGTTCAACATCGCCATGCAAGACTTGGATATTCGTGGGGCAGGAAACTTGCTAGGTGCAGAACAGAGCGGTTTTATGGAAGACTTGGGGTACGAGACCTATCAAAAAATTCTTTCACAGGCTGTCACCGAGCTACGTAATGACGAGTTCAGCGACCTGTACGAAGAATCTATTGCAAGTGGAGAAGTGGTATCAGGAGCCGATTTTGTGGATGATTGTGCCGTGGAGAGCGATTTGGAAATGTATTTCCCCGATAGTTATGTGCCGGGAAGCAGCGAGCGCATGTTGCTGTATAGGGAATTGGATAATATTGAAGATGATAATGAATTGGCTGCATATCGGCAGCGGTTGATCGATCGTTTCGGTCCCATTCCCCACGAAGGAGAAGAACTCATGAATGTTGTTGCATTGCGACGCGTGGGTAAACGCTTGGGGTGCGAGAAGCTCATGCTGAAACAAGGTAGAATGACCATGCAGTTTGTGAGCAATCCCATGAGTGCCTATTACAAGAGTAAGGCATTTGATAGCGTGCTCAACTATATCGGCAGGCATCCTCGCCGATGTGATTTGAAAGAAGTAAAAGGCAGGCGCATGATGCACGTCAGTGACGTGGGAAGTGCCAATGAAGGGTTGAGCATACTTCGAGAAATCGACGGTATGGCTTAA
- a CDS encoding NUDIX hydrolase, with product MPIKKWKTLKSDYIIKRPWLTARRDEVQLPNGVIHDEYYVLEYPDWINVIAEDTDGNLIIEQQWRHALGIVSSEICAGVIEKDEKPLDAAKRELQEETGYGGGTWTKLMTISANPSTMTNLCHCYLAKGVKPVSEQHLDRTEDIEFKLLSKERVFEMLKNGEFMQALMIAPLWKYFSEHL from the coding sequence ATGCCAATCAAAAAATGGAAAACTTTAAAGTCGGATTACATCATCAAGCGCCCTTGGCTCACGGCTCGTCGAGACGAGGTGCAACTGCCCAACGGTGTGATTCATGACGAATATTATGTATTGGAATATCCCGATTGGATCAATGTGATTGCTGAAGATACAGATGGCAACCTGATCATCGAACAGCAATGGCGACACGCACTGGGCATCGTGTCTTCAGAAATCTGTGCCGGCGTGATAGAAAAAGATGAGAAGCCCCTTGATGCTGCCAAGCGAGAACTGCAAGAAGAAACTGGTTATGGCGGTGGAACATGGACAAAACTCATGACCATCTCTGCCAATCCCAGCACCATGACCAACCTTTGTCATTGTTATTTGGCAAAGGGAGTGAAGCCCGTAAGCGAACAACACTTAGACCGCACAGAAGATATCGAATTCAAGTTGCTGTCCAAGGAAAGGGTGTTTGAGATGTTGAAAAATGGGGAATTCATGCAAGCCCTGATGATTGCGCCTCTTTGGAAATACTTTTCAGAACATCTTTAA
- a CDS encoding PaaI family thioesterase, translating into MDLERIKDIIKRQDGLSNTLGMEFISTPEPDTCMARMKVDDSNKQVFGFLSGGATLALAENLAGVGSMALCPDKICVGINVSGNHVRPVMEGDTVTAYGRLQHKGDTLHQWHIEIKDENDKLISTVQVTNFAMRKPKE; encoded by the coding sequence ATGGATTTAGAACGAATCAAAGATATTATTAAGCGACAGGATGGCCTGTCTAACACCTTGGGCATGGAATTTATTTCCACCCCCGAGCCAGATACCTGTATGGCACGGATGAAGGTGGACGATAGTAATAAGCAAGTATTTGGCTTTTTAAGTGGGGGTGCTACCTTGGCGCTGGCCGAAAATTTGGCGGGTGTGGGGAGCATGGCGCTTTGTCCCGACAAGATATGCGTGGGTATCAATGTCAGTGGCAACCATGTCAGGCCGGTGATGGAAGGCGATACCGTGACCGCTTACGGTCGGTTGCAGCACAAGGGCGACACACTGCACCAGTGGCACATCGAGATTAAGGACGAAAACGACAAGCTCATCTCAACCGTTCAGGTGACTAATTTTGCCATGCGTAAACCAAAAGAATGA
- a CDS encoding isochorismate synthase, with translation MSSIAYYRLPHAERFIRLEQTQGEPEVLTRLTDLNGREGFVMAPFTIDAAHPIVLMHPDKVQEEKINDSDPCSCQRDGQLANAARQEERLAYGRDFRQFHQALKAERFDKLVLARCEEVERCDGANAESLFLAACRCYPRQAIVLVCTPMTGTWLMATPEVLLSGDGERWQTMALAGTMKLNDDESQPVMSSHLAGNNLSVGERTWSDKNRQEQRCVATYIQQSLVPFATHVEESGPYTVQAGGLVHLRTDFTFELCDPNQLGTLLEALHPTPAVCGLPKEEAHHFILQNEHIHRSYYSGFVGLLNPKGETHLYVSLRCMQISNCSYRFYAGGGLLADSVEQQEWEETVAKMETMKKVVASPPAPPQREGE, from the coding sequence ATGAGCAGTATAGCATACTATCGGCTTCCGCATGCCGAGCGTTTCATCCGTCTGGAACAGACACAGGGCGAGCCTGAAGTGCTGACTCGGCTGACTGACCTCAATGGACGGGAGGGGTTTGTCATGGCTCCCTTTACCATTGATGCCGCCCATCCCATCGTGTTGATGCATCCTGACAAGGTGCAAGAAGAGAAAATAAATGATAGTGACCCTTGCTCTTGTCAGCGTGACGGACAGCTTGCCAATGCCGCACGACAGGAAGAACGGTTGGCTTATGGACGTGATTTTCGCCAATTTCACCAAGCGCTGAAAGCTGAAAGGTTTGACAAGCTGGTGCTTGCTCGCTGCGAAGAGGTGGAGCGATGTGACGGCGCAAATGCCGAAAGTTTGTTCTTAGCAGCCTGTCGATGCTATCCGCGACAGGCCATCGTGTTGGTTTGCACGCCCATGACTGGGACTTGGCTCATGGCTACTCCAGAGGTATTGTTGTCTGGTGATGGTGAGCGATGGCAAACTATGGCATTAGCTGGCACGATGAAGCTCAACGATGATGAAAGTCAACCTGTGATGTCAAGCCATCTTGCTGGTAACAACCTGTCGGTAGGAGAGCGTACATGGTCGGATAAGAACAGGCAGGAACAACGGTGTGTGGCCACGTATATACAGCAAAGTCTGGTTCCTTTCGCAACCCATGTCGAGGAGAGCGGACCCTATACCGTGCAAGCGGGTGGATTAGTGCATCTACGTACTGACTTCACCTTTGAGCTTTGTGATCCAAATCAGCTGGGAACGTTACTCGAAGCTTTGCATCCTACACCTGCTGTGTGTGGACTTCCCAAGGAGGAAGCGCATCATTTTATACTGCAAAACGAACATATCCATCGAAGTTATTACAGTGGCTTTGTGGGTTTGCTCAATCCCAAGGGCGAGACACATCTGTATGTCTCGCTTCGCTGTATGCAAATTTCGAACTGTAGCTACCGCTTCTATGCCGGCGGAGGCCTACTCGCCGATAGTGTTGAGCAGCAGGAGTGGGAAGAGACTGTGGCGAAGATGGAAACAATGAAAAAGGTAGTGGCCTCTCCCCCGGCCCCTCCCCAAAGGGAAGGGGAGTGA
- the menD gene encoding 2-succinyl-5-enolpyruvyl-6-hydroxy-3-cyclohexene-1-carboxylic-acid synthase, with translation MPYSDKENVNILTALLVAHGVKHAVVCPGSRNAPIVHNLNECPNITCHPVTDERSAGFYALGMAQILRHPVAVCVTSGTALLNLLPAAAEAYYQHVPLVVISADRPAMWIDQQDGQTLPQLDALGRFVSKAVSLPEPSTDDERWYCNRLVNEALLCCQRHGGSPVHLNVPISEPLFTFNVPALPTERVIRQVAATTDVAHCQPLLADIQSAQRPMIVVGQLSNKEARRMALQLCELSTDVVVMYECLGMACHEDAPHYPDSPTERLSPQHIDKVLMRMQQVEQYQPDVVVYLGGTLVSKRLKAFLRQSPAAKTWIVNERGEIYDTFQNLTGVIEGAPHDVFEVILRYVRGEKERQRLPFESGFRSRWTTLIQQVQAQNERFHPSYSSWQAVKRFFETASHEDRYILHAANSMSIRLVNHFSSDYVFCNRGVNGIDGSLSTAAGCSLVTTQNVYCVIGDLSFFYDQNALWHSLGGNFRVLLLNNGGGVIFKSLPGLKDSTAQQTLISAQHHITAWGICQQNSVAYLSAHDEEELENNMNRFVNDNFDRPVVFEVFTSQEQDEQAMNEYKQV, from the coding sequence ATGCCCTATTCAGATAAAGAGAACGTCAATATACTCACCGCATTATTAGTGGCACACGGTGTGAAACACGCCGTGGTGTGTCCCGGTTCGCGCAATGCACCCATTGTACATAATCTCAACGAATGCCCCAACATCACATGCCACCCTGTGACAGACGAGCGATCGGCTGGATTTTATGCCTTGGGTATGGCTCAAATCTTAAGACACCCTGTTGCCGTTTGTGTTACCTCAGGTACGGCGTTGCTCAATCTTTTGCCAGCTGCAGCAGAGGCTTATTATCAACATGTGCCTTTGGTGGTGATTTCGGCAGATAGACCTGCGATGTGGATTGACCAACAAGACGGACAAACCCTGCCGCAGTTGGATGCTTTAGGGCGTTTTGTCAGTAAGGCAGTCTCGTTACCCGAGCCTTCTACTGATGACGAACGGTGGTATTGTAACAGATTGGTAAACGAAGCCTTACTTTGTTGTCAGCGGCATGGTGGCAGTCCGGTACACTTGAATGTGCCCATTTCAGAACCCTTATTTACATTCAATGTGCCAGCGTTGCCAACCGAACGTGTGATTCGACAGGTAGCGGCAACGACCGATGTGGCTCACTGTCAGCCGCTTTTGGCGGATATCCAGTCAGCCCAACGCCCGATGATAGTCGTGGGACAATTGAGTAACAAAGAGGCTCGGCGCATGGCTTTGCAATTATGCGAGTTGTCAACGGATGTGGTAGTTATGTACGAATGTCTCGGAATGGCTTGTCATGAGGATGCGCCGCACTATCCCGATTCACCCACCGAAAGGCTTTCTCCTCAACATATAGATAAGGTGTTGATGCGCATGCAGCAGGTAGAGCAATATCAACCTGATGTAGTGGTGTACCTTGGGGGAACGTTGGTGAGTAAGCGTTTGAAAGCGTTTTTGCGTCAATCTCCAGCTGCTAAGACTTGGATTGTCAATGAGCGAGGGGAAATATATGATACTTTCCAAAACCTGACAGGCGTGATTGAGGGCGCACCGCATGATGTCTTTGAGGTAATCTTGCGGTATGTCCGTGGGGAAAAAGAAAGGCAAAGGCTACCTTTTGAGTCTGGTTTTCGTTCAAGATGGACAACGCTGATTCAACAAGTGCAGGCGCAGAATGAGCGTTTTCATCCCTCTTACTCTTCATGGCAGGCTGTGAAAAGATTTTTTGAGACCGCAAGTCATGAGGACAGGTACATCCTCCATGCCGCCAACAGTATGTCCATTAGGCTGGTTAATCACTTTTCCAGCGACTATGTTTTTTGCAATCGGGGCGTCAACGGCATTGACGGAAGTTTGTCAACGGCAGCAGGTTGCTCGCTGGTGACAACTCAAAACGTGTATTGCGTTATCGGTGATTTGAGCTTCTTTTACGACCAAAATGCCTTGTGGCATAGCTTAGGGGGCAATTTCAGAGTGTTGTTGCTGAACAATGGGGGCGGAGTTATCTTCAAAAGTTTGCCGGGTTTGAAAGATAGTACGGCTCAGCAGACATTAATTTCTGCCCAACATCATATCACAGCTTGGGGGATTTGCCAGCAAAACAGCGTGGCTTACCTTTCGGCACACGATGAGGAAGAACTTGAAAATAACATGAATCGCTTTGTGAATGACAACTTTGACCGCCCCGTAGTCTTTGAGGTGTTTACCTCGCAAGAACAAGATGAACAGGCAATGAACGAATACAAACAAGTTTAA
- the menB gene encoding 1,4-dihydroxy-2-naphthoyl-CoA synthase — protein sequence MEKRQWKSIDGFNFKEILFEEYNRIAKITINRERYRNAFTPLTTWEMSQAFAYCRECAGIRVVILTGAGDKAFCSGGDMHVKGRGGYVGTDGVPRLNVLDVQMQIRRLPKPVIAMVNGYAIGGGHVLHVMCDLTIASENAIFGQTGPKVGSFDAGFGASYLARMVGQKRAREIWFMCKQYSAQEAERMGMVNKVVPFDELEDECVAWAETMMQRSPLALRMIKAGLNAELDGQAGIQELAGDATMLYYTMDEAQEGGKAFLEKRKPDFDKYPQFP from the coding sequence ATGGAAAAAAGACAATGGAAGTCTATTGACGGCTTCAACTTTAAGGAAATCCTCTTCGAAGAGTATAACAGAATTGCAAAGATAACGATTAATCGTGAGCGTTATCGTAACGCTTTTACACCGCTCACCACATGGGAAATGTCGCAAGCCTTTGCCTATTGCCGAGAGTGTGCGGGCATTCGTGTGGTTATTCTCACAGGAGCGGGAGATAAAGCATTTTGCTCTGGGGGCGACATGCATGTGAAGGGACGAGGCGGATATGTAGGAACAGACGGGGTGCCACGCCTCAACGTGCTGGACGTGCAGATGCAAATTCGACGTTTACCCAAGCCTGTGATTGCCATGGTGAATGGTTATGCCATCGGAGGAGGGCATGTGTTGCATGTCATGTGTGACCTGACGATTGCCAGTGAGAATGCCATTTTTGGACAAACGGGACCAAAGGTAGGCTCTTTTGATGCAGGTTTCGGCGCTTCGTACTTGGCTCGAATGGTGGGACAAAAGCGTGCCAGGGAGATTTGGTTCATGTGTAAGCAGTACTCGGCACAAGAGGCAGAGCGTATGGGTATGGTGAACAAGGTGGTGCCATTCGATGAATTGGAGGATGAATGCGTGGCATGGGCGGAGACAATGATGCAACGTTCGCCCTTGGCATTACGCATGATTAAGGCAGGACTGAATGCCGAGTTGGACGGACAGGCAGGTATTCAGGAGTTGGCTGGCGATGCTACCATGCTGTATTACACCATGGACGAGGCGCAAGAGGGTGGAAAAGCATTCTTGGAGAAACGCAAGCCCGACTTTGATAAGTATCCGCAGTTTCCTTAA
- a CDS encoding four helix bundle suffix domain-containing protein, producing the protein MQTNQFLPQKGNYQSLIVYQKTECIYDITFYFAHHFLAKNDRTVDQMVQAARSGKQNIAEGCAASTTSSETEIKLLNVAKASLQELLIDYQDYLRVRDLAIWDVNDVRTIQTRRVCARHNDSAYYRNAIKERSDETIANIAITLIHQADIFLRKYINRVKDDFVKQGGIREQMSKARIDYRKSHELR; encoded by the coding sequence ATGCAAACCAACCAGTTTTTGCCGCAAAAAGGTAATTATCAAAGCTTAATTGTTTATCAAAAAACAGAGTGTATCTATGATATTACCTTTTATTTTGCTCACCACTTTTTGGCAAAGAACGACAGGACGGTAGACCAGATGGTGCAAGCGGCTCGCTCGGGAAAACAGAACATAGCGGAGGGGTGTGCTGCTTCAACCACTTCTTCTGAAACAGAAATCAAGCTATTGAATGTGGCTAAAGCAAGTTTGCAGGAGTTGTTGATAGATTATCAGGATTATTTGCGGGTGAGAGATCTTGCCATCTGGGATGTGAATGATGTGAGAACAATACAAACCAGACGTGTTTGCGCACGGCATAACGACTCGGCATATTATCGAAACGCCATCAAGGAAAGAAGTGATGAGACCATTGCGAACATTGCTATTACACTCATTCATCAAGCTGACATATTCCTTAGAAAATACATTAACCGGGTGAAAGATGATTTTGTGAAGCAAGGTGGAATCAGAGAGCAAATGTCGAAAGCAAGAATTGATTATAGAAAAAGTCATGAATTAAGATGA
- a CDS encoding o-succinylbenzoate synthase: MNMSLCYSVGKRTLHFKNPATTSRGVYQTRTSYYVTLWREDRPSVKGVGESATLPDLSCDVCPDYEQILTETCNEVAHEGRINYERLRPYPSILFGLETALAQINANGSAALFDTPFARGEEGITINGLVWMGTFEEMARRMQEKLEQGFRCVKLKIGAINFEKEVELVRAIRSHFTSEQVQLRLDANGGFAPDEALAKLEQLAKYDIHSIEQPIKQHQWQQMARLCRESPIPIALDEELIGVNQRHEKEELLNTIRPQYIILKPSLHGGMYGTEEWITLAKQRNIGSWLTSALESNVGLNAIAQLAAKIYGPHVTFPQGLGTGLLFTDNIPMPLEVRGDQLWFMPTKTLNGGKNDLSRIYQRME; encoded by the coding sequence ATGAATATGAGCTTGTGTTATTCTGTCGGTAAGCGCACACTGCACTTCAAAAATCCTGCCACCACCTCACGGGGAGTGTACCAAACACGCACGAGTTACTATGTAACCCTATGGCGCGAAGACCGACCTTCCGTCAAAGGGGTGGGCGAGAGTGCCACCTTGCCAGATTTAAGTTGTGACGTTTGTCCTGATTATGAGCAAATATTAACCGAGACGTGCAATGAGGTGGCGCACGAGGGGCGTATCAACTACGAGCGTTTGCGGCCTTATCCGTCAATACTCTTTGGGTTGGAAACAGCGTTGGCGCAAATAAACGCAAACGGAAGTGCTGCCTTGTTTGACACTCCTTTCGCACGAGGAGAGGAGGGAATCACCATCAACGGTTTGGTGTGGATGGGTACGTTTGAGGAAATGGCGCGTAGGATGCAGGAAAAATTGGAGCAAGGTTTTCGATGTGTAAAGTTGAAAATAGGGGCTATCAACTTTGAGAAAGAAGTAGAACTGGTGCGCGCTATTCGTTCTCATTTCACCTCAGAGCAAGTTCAGTTGCGCCTTGATGCCAATGGAGGTTTCGCACCCGATGAGGCTCTTGCAAAGTTGGAGCAGTTGGCCAAGTATGACATTCATTCGATAGAGCAACCCATCAAGCAGCATCAGTGGCAGCAAATGGCACGCTTGTGCCGTGAGTCGCCCATTCCTATCGCACTCGATGAGGAACTCATTGGTGTGAACCAGCGACATGAAAAAGAAGAGTTGCTCAATACCATACGCCCGCAATACATCATTTTGAAGCCTTCGTTGCATGGTGGCATGTATGGGACAGAAGAATGGATAACGTTAGCAAAACAACGAAACATAGGCTCGTGGCTCACCAGTGCGTTGGAGAGTAATGTGGGATTGAACGCCATTGCACAACTTGCCGCAAAGATTTATGGACCGCATGTCACCTTTCCGCAGGGCTTGGGAACGGGACTTCTGTTTACGGACAACATACCTATGCCGTTGGAAGTGAGAGGAGATCAGTTGTGGTTCATGCCCACAAAGACATTAAATGGAGGTAAAAATGACTTATCAAGAATTTATCAGCGAATGGAATGA
- a CDS encoding AMP-binding protein — MTYQEFISEWNDDAQTIHVQTSGSTGAPKKLNVRKDRMIESAKMTCDFLGLQPGDTALLCMNLDYIGAKMMVVRSLVRQLRLIQVAPSGHPLATVDAPITFAAMVPLQVYNSLQVPEEREKLRQIKHLIIGGVAVDDALAAQLHDFPHAVWSTYGMTETLSHIALRRLNGHQSSSWYTPLQGIKVTTNADECLVIDAPMLCDSPIVTNDMAEMRETSISEGQNALAFRIIGRRDNVINSGGVKIQMEELERLIRPFLTMPYMVTKRKSEKFGEIVVLMVEREGDEEGATFEEKSELPILRAIHKLLHRALPRYWEPRLYLSVDHIPMTETGKPNRTLAQRMAEKPDLPSSCVFALDDE; from the coding sequence ATGACTTATCAAGAATTTATCAGCGAATGGAATGATGATGCACAGACCATCCATGTGCAAACCAGTGGGTCGACAGGTGCGCCGAAGAAACTGAATGTAAGGAAGGACAGAATGATTGAAAGTGCCAAGATGACGTGTGACTTCCTTGGATTGCAGCCTGGTGATACCGCATTGTTGTGCATGAATCTCGATTATATTGGTGCCAAGATGATGGTGGTTCGCTCACTTGTCAGGCAACTCCGTTTGATACAGGTAGCCCCCTCCGGTCATCCTTTGGCTACGGTTGATGCTCCAATTACCTTTGCCGCCATGGTTCCCCTGCAAGTATATAACTCGCTGCAAGTACCCGAAGAACGGGAAAAATTGCGCCAAATCAAACATCTTATCATTGGCGGAGTGGCTGTTGACGATGCCTTGGCAGCCCAACTGCACGACTTTCCCCATGCGGTATGGAGCACATACGGCATGACCGAAACCCTGTCACACATTGCCTTACGCAGACTGAACGGCCACCAATCTTCCAGTTGGTACACGCCCCTGCAAGGAATAAAGGTAACAACGAATGCCGATGAATGCTTGGTAATTGATGCTCCGATGCTTTGTGACTCGCCCATTGTAACGAATGATATGGCCGAAATGCGAGAGACAAGTATTTCTGAGGGGCAAAACGCCCTTGCTTTTCGCATCATTGGTCGCCGCGACAACGTTATTAACAGTGGTGGCGTGAAGATTCAGATGGAAGAGTTGGAGCGCCTGATACGGCCTTTCCTCACCATGCCTTACATGGTAACCAAGCGCAAGAGTGAGAAGTTTGGCGAAATAGTCGTGCTGATGGTGGAGAGAGAGGGCGATGAGGAGGGAGCAACCTTTGAGGAAAAGTCTGAGTTGCCCATTCTGCGAGCCATCCACAAACTGCTGCATCGGGCCTTGCCTCGTTATTGGGAACCACGCCTGTATCTGTCGGTAGACCACATTCCGATGACCGAAACGGGCAAACCCAATCGGACTTTGGCTCAGCGAATGGCCGAGAAACCTGACTTACCTTCCAGCTGCGTCTTTGCGCTGGATGATGAATGA